Proteins found in one Arachis stenosperma cultivar V10309 chromosome 8, arast.V10309.gnm1.PFL2, whole genome shotgun sequence genomic segment:
- the LOC130943736 gene encoding uncharacterized protein LOC130943736, whose product MTLQGLSTVALAIRPPSPRFKVDSGRSRLLYGDRISSYGASASRIRTKTIRCAGLGESRQGSLGNNNSVVYEGIYGPWTIESSDVREVILYRSGLVTAAASFVIAASAAFFPDSSSLSAVLKQNLDAFYVMGSGGLGLSLLLIHIYVTQIKRILQTLWVLGVIGSAIVYINFAQPANESLTQYVLENPSAVWFVGPLFAAMTGLVFKEGLCYGKLEAGVLTFVIPILLLGHLFGLMDDGPKLFLLASWMTLFVIFAGRKFTQPIKDDIGDKSVFMFNSLEQDEKETLLEKLQQGKTQ is encoded by the exons ATGACATTGCAAGGTTTGAGTACGGTGGCACTAGCGATACGGCCTCCTAGTCCTCGATTCAAAGTAGACAGTGGTAGATCGAGGTTATTATATGGTGATCGAATTTCTTCTTATGGAGCATCAGCCAGCAGAATCAGAACCAAGACAATAAGATGTGCAGGTTTGGGAGAAAGCCGCCAAGGTTCCTTGGGCAATAACAATAGTGTTGTTTATGAGGGTATTTATGGCCCCTGGACCATTGAATCATCCGATGTTCGCGAG GTAATTTTGTACAGATCAGGATTGGTGACAGCTGCGGCATCATTTGTGATCGCCGCATCAGCTGCCTTTTTTCCGGATAGCTCATCACTAAGTGCTGTACTCAAGCAGAACCTGGATGCTTTTTATGTTATGGGCTCAGGTGGGTTGGGTTTATCATTACTATTGATTCACATCTATGTCACTCAGATCAAGCGCATCCTACAAACATTGTGGGTGCTTGGCGTTATTGGATCAGCTATTGTTTACATCAACTTTGCACAACCAGCTAATGAGAGTCTGACACAGTATGTTTTGGAAAACCCATCTGCTGTTTGGTTTGTTGGTCCTCTTTTTGCTGCGATGACAGGGTTGGTCTTCAAGGAAG GATTGTGCTATGGCAAGTTAGAAGCAGGAGTACTCACTTTTGTTATTCCTATTCTTCTTCTCGGTCATTtg TTTGGTTTGATGGATGATGGACCTAAATTATTTCTACTTGCTTCATGGATGACGCTTTTCGTGATATTTGCGGGAAGGAAGTTCACTCAGCCAATCAAG GATGATATTGGCGACAAGTCTGTTTTCATGTTCAATTCTCTTGAACAAGATGAAAAGGAGACATTGCTTGAGAAATTACAACAGGGCAAAACTCAATAG